The Triticum aestivum cultivar Chinese Spring chromosome 3A, IWGSC CS RefSeq v2.1, whole genome shotgun sequence genome includes a region encoding these proteins:
- the LOC123056808 gene encoding uncharacterized protein — protein MVFHIDCGIEMRMRKEAWTVITLVAWTIWKHRNDVVFNGALPFVDMVLERINAEGENWRAASLLRQPGSLPIRRPATADALVSPRSATTSPTRQGTTWTLGFGLSPLLDGSTSATTGGRLDLGDEGGEGHDEEDVNAVGLAGARSTLGLVPVEFPSSVAQDLLAANHNGHCCLPVSPRSATPLPTRWGTTARPGARAPPLPRHTRPLPRGLHLRRDWSPRQSRGRRARHGRWRRRGRGGRHGGAQASGCSSTYTGRSPLDLCQESNQNCGSLFTLGLLSAGKRTQSMLDAIGHIDPTAPVYHWKINRCNAVLREVVGENLYKEVIVASPREDEGDFGCIVICGNEVLHGVANFMD, from the exons ATGGTTTTCCACATTGATTGTGGCATAGAGATGAGGATGAGGAAGGAAGCTTGGACGGTGATCACTTTGGTGGCATGGACTATTTGGAAGCACAGAAACGACGTCGTCTTCAACGGCGCATTGCCTTTTGTCGACATGGTGCTCGAGCGGATCAACGCGGAAGGAGAGAACTGGAGGGCTGCGTCACTATTACGGCAGCCGGGATCGCTCCCGATTAGG CGGCCAGCCACAGCGGACGCCCTCGTCTCTCCCAGGAGTGCCACAACGTCGCCGACGCGGCAGGGCACGACCTGGACGCTCGGGTTCGGGCTATCCCCGCTCCTCGACGGCTCCACCTCCGCCACCACGGGAGGGCGACTCGACCTGGGTGATGAAGGTGGCGAGGGCCACGACGAGGAGGACGTCAATGCCGTGGGCCTCGCGGGAGCAAGATCCACGCTCGGCCTTGTCCCCGTCGAGTTCCCGTCGTCCGTGGCACAGGATCTACTCGCGGCCAACCATAACGGACACTGCTGTCTGCCTGTCTCTCCACGGAGTGCCACACCGTTGCCGACGCGGTGGGGCACGACTGCACGGCCGGGCGCTCGGGCTCCGCCCCTTCCTCGGCACACCCGCCCGCTTCCTCGTGGGCTCCATCTCAGGCGCGACTGGTCTCCGAGGCAGAGTCGTGGTCGGCGCGCTCGACATGGGAGATGGAGACGGCGAGGGCGAGGAGGACGTCATGGAGGAGCTCAG GCTTCAGGATGCTCATCGACATATACAGGCCGTTCTCCACTTGATTTATGTCAGGAGTCGAATCAAAACTGTGGTTCACTGTTCACATT GGGTCTTCTATCTGCTGGTAAAAGAACTCAGAGCATGCTCGACGCGATCGGACACATCGATCCGACGGCGCCGGTGTACCATTGGAAAATCAATAGGTGTAATGCTGTATTGCGGGAAGTCGTGGGAGAAAATCTTTACAAGGAAGTGATCGTCGCATCGCCAAGGGAGGACGAAGGCGATTTTGGCTGCATCGTCATCTGTGGGAATGAAGTTCTTCACGGAGTTGCCAACTTCATG GATTAG